One window of Paenibacillus albicereus genomic DNA carries:
- a CDS encoding aldo/keto reductase, translated as MEKVLLNNGVEMPILGLGVFQMSDSNECEQSVFDAIEAGYRLIDTAASYLNEEAVGKGIRRSRVDREELFVTTKLWVQDAGYERTKKAVARSLQRLGLDYLDLYLIHQPYGDVYGSWRAMEEMVREGTIRAIGVSNFSSDRLMDLILHHEVVPAVNQVETNPFCQQIKSSAFMSEHRVRHESWAPFAEGKNGLFQNEVLAAIAEKHEKSVAQVILRWLVQRDIVVIPKSVRKERIIENGQIFDFELGPQDMDRIAALDTNESMFFSHQDPEMVKWIGTRKLDL; from the coding sequence ATGGAAAAAGTGTTGCTGAATAACGGCGTGGAGATGCCGATCTTGGGGCTGGGCGTTTTTCAGATGTCCGATTCGAACGAATGCGAGCAAAGCGTCTTCGATGCGATCGAGGCAGGCTACCGGCTCATCGATACGGCGGCTTCTTATTTGAACGAGGAGGCGGTGGGCAAGGGCATTCGAAGAAGCCGCGTCGACAGGGAAGAGCTGTTCGTCACGACAAAGCTGTGGGTTCAAGATGCAGGATACGAGCGCACCAAAAAAGCCGTGGCCCGATCCTTGCAAAGGCTGGGACTGGATTATTTGGACCTGTACCTCATCCATCAGCCGTACGGGGATGTTTACGGCTCTTGGCGCGCGATGGAGGAAATGGTTCGAGAAGGGACCATCCGGGCCATCGGGGTCAGCAATTTCTCTTCCGATCGGTTAATGGACCTCATCCTTCATCACGAAGTCGTACCGGCTGTGAACCAGGTGGAGACGAATCCGTTCTGCCAGCAGATCAAAAGCTCCGCCTTTATGAGCGAGCACCGGGTCCGGCATGAATCGTGGGCGCCGTTTGCAGAAGGAAAAAACGGCCTGTTCCAAAACGAAGTTTTGGCAGCGATCGCGGAAAAGCACGAAAAGTCCGTGGCGCAGGTCATTTTGCGCTGGTTGGTGCAACGGGACATCGTCGTGATTCCGAAGTCAGTCCGGAAAGAACGAATAATAGAGAACGGCCAGATTTTCGATTTCGAGCTGGGCCCGCAGGATATGGATCGCATCGCGGCATTGGATACGAACGAGAGCATGTTCTTTTCCCACCAGGACCCGGAGATGGTGAAATGGATCGGGACGCGGAAGCTTGACCTTTAA
- a CDS encoding glycosyltransferase family 39 protein, whose translation MRGNERAARPRRRIAADGWLLAAIAAAAFLNGYGIWQETYANTYYTTAVGSMLQSWHNFFYGALDSAGSVTVDKPPLTFWIQAAFAWAFGLHGWSVILPQALAGVATVPLLYACVKPTFGAVAARGAAWAMALTPVAAAVSRTNNIDAMLVFTLALAAWFLLRGVREGRAGSLLAAFALIGAGFNMKMLQAYMVLPAFYLLYLLGVRMKAKAKYGLLAGCTALLLLISVSWAVVVDAVPADKRPYIGSSETNSVLELAFGYNGLSRLTGDRGGAGGASGASGASGASGASGASGMGGEGADRSDAGGGFGAGSFGSDGGRTAGDGGGRTAGAGGGRAGGGFGGGGMFNTGEAGPLRLFQQALSGQASWLLPLALLSALALLLPLRLRSLTAAQKETLFWLAWLVPAAAFFSVAGFFHSYYLIMLAPPIAALAGAGAWTLWARYREGTSWQSWLLPASIAATALFQGYVLQAYESTIGLGWTIAVAGLGLLSVLVLGTTGAAGRNRRSVRWISAAGLMVLLVGPAWWSATPIVYGQNTMIPAAGPDSGVGGFGGAMSGRAAGGMAGGFPGAMPEGGAGGRMPGAGGWSGAQGDGADDGAGGGAPGGLSDGSGNGSGGAADSQEQNGFGGMTAGSFPVGRSGGDVAVDQGLLAYLRDNETTDYLIAVSDYGTAAPYIVGEGEKVVILHGFQNSDPVYDEAKLEALVRSGKVKYFLVGGGFGGGGGRGSDSLNAWIEQHGKAVEPSAYGSSASAAATLYEVTLK comes from the coding sequence ATGAGAGGAAATGAGAGGGCAGCGAGGCCGCGCCGCCGCATCGCCGCGGACGGATGGCTGCTGGCGGCGATCGCCGCGGCGGCCTTCCTGAACGGGTACGGCATCTGGCAGGAGACGTATGCCAACACGTACTACACGACGGCGGTCGGGAGCATGCTGCAGAGCTGGCACAACTTCTTCTACGGGGCGCTGGACTCGGCCGGGTCGGTGACGGTCGACAAGCCGCCGCTGACCTTCTGGATCCAAGCGGCGTTCGCCTGGGCGTTCGGCCTGCACGGCTGGTCGGTCATCCTGCCGCAGGCGCTGGCGGGCGTCGCGACCGTGCCTTTGCTGTACGCTTGCGTGAAGCCGACCTTCGGCGCGGTCGCGGCGCGCGGCGCCGCCTGGGCAATGGCGCTGACGCCGGTGGCGGCCGCGGTGTCGCGGACGAACAACATCGACGCGATGCTCGTGTTCACGCTTGCGCTCGCGGCCTGGTTCCTGCTGCGCGGCGTCCGCGAAGGACGCGCGGGCAGCCTGCTGGCCGCGTTCGCGCTGATCGGAGCGGGCTTCAACATGAAGATGCTCCAGGCGTACATGGTGCTGCCGGCGTTCTACCTGCTCTACTTGCTGGGCGTGCGGATGAAGGCGAAGGCCAAGTACGGCCTGCTGGCCGGCTGCACCGCGCTCCTGCTGCTGATCTCCGTCTCCTGGGCGGTCGTCGTCGACGCGGTGCCGGCGGACAAGCGGCCGTATATCGGCAGCAGCGAGACGAACTCCGTGCTGGAGCTGGCGTTCGGCTACAACGGCCTGTCCCGCCTGACCGGCGACCGTGGCGGCGCGGGCGGTGCGAGCGGTGCGAGCGGTGCGAGCGGTGCGAGCGGTGCGAGCGGTGCGAGCGGGATGGGCGGAGAGGGGGCGGATCGGTCGGATGCGGGCGGAGGGTTCGGAGCCGGGAGCTTCGGCTCGGACGGAGGCCGGACTGCCGGCGATGGCGGAGGCCGCACTGCCGGCGCTGGCGGAGGCCGCGCTGGCGGCGGATTCGGCGGAGGCGGCATGTTCAACACGGGCGAGGCAGGGCCGCTGCGGCTGTTCCAGCAGGCGCTGTCCGGCCAGGCGAGCTGGCTGCTGCCGCTGGCGCTGCTGTCGGCGCTGGCGCTGCTGCTGCCGCTGCGGCTCCGCAGCCTGACGGCGGCGCAGAAGGAGACGCTGTTCTGGCTGGCGTGGCTCGTTCCGGCAGCGGCATTTTTCAGCGTCGCCGGCTTTTTCCACTCGTACTATCTCATCATGCTGGCGCCGCCGATCGCCGCGCTGGCAGGCGCGGGGGCATGGACGCTGTGGGCGCGCTACCGCGAAGGCACGAGCTGGCAGTCCTGGCTGCTGCCGGCGTCGATCGCGGCGACGGCTTTGTTCCAGGGCTATGTCCTGCAAGCGTACGAATCGACGATCGGTCTCGGCTGGACGATCGCCGTCGCCGGACTCGGCCTGCTGTCGGTTCTCGTGCTGGGCACGACCGGGGCGGCAGGACGCAACCGCCGCTCCGTGCGCTGGATTTCGGCGGCGGGCCTGATGGTTCTGCTCGTCGGACCGGCTTGGTGGTCGGCGACGCCGATCGTGTACGGGCAGAATACGATGATTCCGGCCGCCGGACCGGACTCCGGCGTGGGCGGCTTCGGCGGGGCGATGTCCGGACGAGCCGCCGGCGGCATGGCCGGCGGATTTCCCGGCGCGATGCCGGAAGGAGGAGCGGGCGGGCGAATGCCCGGCGCGGGCGGCTGGAGCGGCGCCCAAGGCGACGGAGCGGATGACGGTGCAGGCGGCGGCGCTCCCGGCGGACTCAGCGACGGCTCCGGCAACGGCTCCGGCGGCGCGGCGGATTCGCAGGAACAGAACGGCTTCGGCGGCATGACGGCCGGATCGTTCCCCGTCGGGCGAAGCGGAGGCGATGTCGCGGTCGATCAGGGCCTGCTCGCCTACTTGCGGGACAACGAGACGACGGACTATCTGATCGCCGTGTCCGACTACGGCACGGCAGCTCCCTACATCGTCGGAGAAGGCGAGAAGGTCGTCATCCTGCACGGGTTCCAGAACTCCGATCCGGTCTACGACGAGGCGAAGCTCGAGGCGCTGGTCCGCTCGGGCAAGGTGAAGTACTTCCTTGTCGGAGGCGGCTTCGGGGGAGGAGGCGGACGGGGGAGCGACAGTCTGAACGCCTGGATCGAGCAGCACGGCAAGGCGGTCGAGCCGTCGGCCTATGGCTCCTCTGCGTCGGCGGCGGCGACGCTCTACGAAGTCACGCTGAAGTAA
- a CDS encoding DUF2062 domain-containing protein, with translation MTDRKEAGRSRRTGLRFGPAGIRRWARFKLLQLLRAPGGPTFVATGFAVGFFCEMFTLPTYGLAFFLIFPLIYVLRGSFAGALVGFVLGKVVYLPLAYLHSVVGGWVLPTRLSFHLPLIGEEINRILLLNLKLIVGGMVDGLWIGAVLFIAMRSLLLYLAAQRKERRRLRRRPAAASEPDIARG, from the coding sequence ATGACCGATCGGAAAGAAGCGGGGCGGAGCAGGCGTACCGGGCTTCGCTTCGGGCCGGCCGGCATCCGCCGCTGGGCGCGCTTCAAGCTGCTGCAGCTGCTGCGCGCTCCGGGCGGGCCGACCTTCGTCGCGACGGGCTTCGCCGTCGGCTTCTTCTGCGAGATGTTCACGCTGCCGACGTACGGGCTCGCGTTTTTCCTGATCTTCCCGCTGATCTATGTGCTGCGGGGGAGCTTCGCGGGAGCGCTTGTCGGCTTCGTGCTGGGCAAGGTCGTCTATCTGCCGCTCGCCTACCTGCACTCCGTCGTCGGGGGCTGGGTGCTGCCGACGCGCCTCAGCTTCCACCTGCCGCTCATCGGCGAGGAGATCAACCGCATCCTGCTGCTGAATCTCAAGCTGATCGTCGGCGGCATGGTCGACGGGTTGTGGATCGGCGCGGTGCTGTTCATCGCGATGCGCTCCTTGCTGCTTTATCTGGCTGCGCAGCGCAAGGAACGCCGCCGGCTTCGTCGGCGCCCCGCAGCTGCATCTGAGCCGGACATCGCGCGGGGCTGA
- a CDS encoding 4-hydroxy-3-methylbut-2-enyl diphosphate reductase: protein MEVVKISPRGYCYGVVDAMVLALQTARNLDLPRPIYILGMIVHNAHVTDAFKEEGIITLDGENRLDILEQVESGTVIFTAHGVSPEVRRRAKEKGLTVVDATCPDVTKTHDLIREKTAEGYRIIYIGKKNHPEPEGAVGVAPDLVHLIEREEDIERLEVAGDRILITNQTTMSQWDIRHLISRLLEKFPHAEIHNEICLATQVRQEAVADQAGAAELTIVVGDPRSNNSNRLAQVSEEISGVPAYRIADLSELKLEWLQGKQRVSVTSGASTPTPLTREVIQFLEQYDEQDPATWELKRTVDMAKLLPKVKVKSTP from the coding sequence GTGGAAGTTGTCAAAATATCGCCCAGGGGCTACTGCTACGGGGTGGTCGACGCGATGGTGCTGGCGCTGCAGACCGCGCGCAATCTCGATCTCCCGCGCCCTATCTATATTCTCGGCATGATTGTGCACAACGCGCATGTCACCGACGCCTTCAAGGAAGAGGGCATCATCACGCTCGACGGCGAGAACCGCCTCGACATTCTGGAGCAGGTGGAGTCGGGCACTGTCATCTTCACCGCGCACGGCGTCTCTCCGGAGGTGCGCCGCCGCGCCAAGGAGAAGGGCCTGACCGTCGTCGACGCCACCTGCCCGGACGTCACCAAGACGCATGACCTCATCCGCGAGAAGACGGCGGAGGGCTACCGGATCATCTATATCGGCAAAAAGAACCACCCCGAGCCGGAAGGCGCCGTCGGCGTCGCGCCTGACCTCGTGCATCTGATCGAGCGCGAGGAGGACATCGAGCGGCTGGAGGTGGCGGGCGACCGCATCCTCATCACGAATCAGACGACGATGTCGCAGTGGGACATCCGCCATCTCATCTCCCGCCTGCTGGAGAAGTTCCCGCACGCCGAGATCCACAACGAAATCTGCCTCGCCACGCAGGTGCGCCAGGAAGCGGTCGCCGACCAGGCGGGAGCGGCGGAGCTGACGATCGTCGTCGGCGACCCGCGCTCCAACAACTCCAACCGGCTCGCGCAGGTATCGGAGGAAATCTCCGGCGTGCCGGCGTACCGGATCGCCGACCTGTCCGAGCTCAAGCTGGAGTGGCTGCAGGGCAAGCAGCGGGTGTCGGTCACCTCCGGCGCCTCCACCCCGACGCCGCTGACGCGCGAGGTCATCCAGTTCCTGGAGCAGTACGACGAGCAGGACCCGGCCACATGGGAGCTCAAGCGGACGGTCGACATGGCCAAGCTGCTGCCCAAGGTCAAGGTCAAGTCGACCCCATGA
- a CDS encoding sensor histidine kinase translates to MPIRLKLTLWYSGILAFVLIILSGSVYAFLYHNTYNEMKGKLQKQGQNLGQQIVQNSVFDPGRLQLDRSSYLQDEYYIQIYNYRTDDGQRSAGLVQRNLLFPYEKDAGKVTEARFVKTSVSGNPFYIYEVPIQATSTQQTVGLLQVGLFVGAQENLLQQLRTILVFSSIMGLLLAFSVGLIMARQALRPIEIVIQAAEQIDKGSDLRMRIAWDGPSDELGRLTDTLNGMLGRMERAYNELDEAYDAQRRFVSDASHELRTPLTTIRGNIDLLEKMWTPALEAEAGRSEPVSEQEALRQEMSRESMRDIGDEARRMSRLVNDLLALARADAGFVMEKKPIELLPLLDDVVRRAALLPRTAQWRPGDLSALEGIGVHGNADYLRQLMFIFIENAFKYTPEGFVRLEATLSGGQAGILIRDTGLGMSPEQIPHIFERFYRADESRGVTSGTGLGLSIAKWIIDEHGGSVEVHTSPGAGTTFTVWLPVAFSVPAI, encoded by the coding sequence GTGCCGATCCGTCTCAAGCTGACGCTCTGGTACAGCGGCATCCTGGCGTTCGTGCTGATTATCCTGAGCGGCTCGGTGTATGCGTTCCTCTACCACAACACGTACAACGAGATGAAGGGCAAGCTCCAGAAGCAGGGCCAGAATCTGGGCCAGCAGATCGTGCAGAACAGCGTATTCGATCCCGGACGGCTGCAGCTGGACCGGTCTTCCTATTTGCAGGACGAATATTACATCCAGATCTACAACTACCGGACCGATGACGGGCAGCGTTCCGCGGGCCTCGTGCAGCGCAATCTGCTTTTTCCCTACGAAAAGGACGCGGGCAAGGTGACCGAGGCCCGCTTCGTCAAAACGTCCGTCTCCGGCAATCCGTTCTACATCTACGAGGTGCCGATCCAGGCGACGAGCACCCAGCAGACGGTCGGGCTGCTGCAGGTCGGACTGTTCGTCGGCGCCCAGGAGAACCTGCTGCAGCAGCTGCGCACGATCCTCGTGTTCTCGTCGATCATGGGGCTGCTGCTGGCGTTCTCGGTCGGGCTCATCATGGCGCGGCAGGCGCTGCGGCCGATCGAGATCGTCATCCAGGCCGCCGAGCAGATCGACAAGGGCTCCGACCTGCGCATGCGCATCGCCTGGGACGGGCCGAGCGACGAGCTCGGGCGGCTGACGGATACGCTCAACGGCATGCTCGGCCGGATGGAGCGCGCCTACAACGAGCTCGACGAGGCGTACGACGCGCAGCGCCGGTTCGTCTCCGACGCCTCGCATGAGCTGCGTACGCCGCTCACGACGATCCGGGGCAACATCGACCTGCTTGAAAAGATGTGGACGCCCGCTCTGGAAGCCGAGGCCGGACGCTCCGAGCCGGTCTCGGAGCAGGAGGCGCTGCGGCAGGAGATGTCGCGCGAGTCGATGCGCGACATCGGCGACGAGGCGCGGCGCATGAGCCGCCTCGTCAACGACCTGCTCGCGCTCGCGCGCGCCGACGCCGGCTTCGTCATGGAGAAGAAGCCGATCGAGCTGCTGCCGCTGCTCGACGACGTCGTGCGGCGGGCCGCGCTGCTGCCGCGCACGGCGCAGTGGCGGCCGGGCGACCTGTCGGCGCTGGAGGGCATCGGCGTGCACGGCAACGCGGACTATTTGCGCCAGCTCATGTTCATCTTCATCGAGAACGCGTTCAAGTACACGCCGGAGGGCTTCGTGCGGCTGGAGGCGACGCTGAGCGGAGGCCAGGCCGGCATCCTGATCCGCGACACCGGCCTCGGCATGAGCCCGGAGCAGATTCCGCATATCTTCGAACGGTTCTACCGCGCCGACGAGTCGCGGGGCGTGACGAGCGGCACCGGCCTCGGCCTGTCGATCGCCAAGTGGATCATCGACGAGCACGGAGGCTCGGTCGAGGTGCATACGAGTCCCGGCGCGGGCACGACGTTCACCGTCTGGCTGCCGGTCGCCTTTTCCGTCCCGGCCATATAG
- a CDS encoding response regulator transcription factor, whose amino-acid sequence MRPHIVVVDDDEKIISMLRRSLAFEGYEVTTAGNGLEGLKVLLGIEPQLLILDVMMPQVDGWEVCRRVREGGSSVPILMLTAKDDIGDRVKGLDLGADDYLVKPFALEELLARVRALLRRKPDKLEEPSNRLVFEDLVLDLDSREAIRGGRRIELTAKEFDLLQYFMSNPKRVLTRDSIMDKIWGYDYSGESNVLEVYIAMLRQKTEDSGKESRLIQTVRGTGYVLRGGGA is encoded by the coding sequence ATGAGACCGCATATCGTGGTCGTCGACGACGACGAGAAGATCATATCGATGCTGCGCCGCAGCCTGGCTTTCGAGGGCTATGAGGTGACGACGGCCGGCAACGGGCTAGAGGGGCTCAAGGTGCTGCTCGGCATCGAGCCGCAGCTGCTCATCCTCGACGTGATGATGCCGCAGGTGGACGGTTGGGAAGTATGCCGCCGCGTACGGGAAGGGGGCAGCTCCGTGCCGATCCTCATGCTGACGGCCAAGGATGACATCGGCGACCGGGTCAAAGGGCTCGATCTCGGCGCGGACGACTACCTCGTCAAGCCGTTCGCGCTGGAGGAGCTGCTGGCGCGGGTGCGCGCCTTGCTGCGGCGCAAGCCGGACAAGCTGGAGGAGCCGTCCAACCGGCTCGTCTTCGAGGACCTCGTGCTCGACCTCGACTCGCGCGAGGCGATCCGCGGCGGACGCCGCATCGAGCTGACGGCCAAGGAGTTCGACCTGCTGCAGTATTTCATGAGCAATCCGAAGCGGGTGCTGACGCGCGACTCCATCATGGACAAGATCTGGGGCTACGACTACAGCGGCGAGTCCAACGTGCTCGAGGTGTACATCGCCATGCTGCGTCAGAAGACCGAGGACTCCGGCAAGGAAAGCCGCCTCATCCAGACGGTGCGCGGCACCGGCTACGTGCTGCGCGGAGGAGGGGCTTGA